The Arachis hypogaea cultivar Tifrunner chromosome 16, arahy.Tifrunner.gnm2.J5K5, whole genome shotgun sequence genome contains a region encoding:
- the LOC112754915 gene encoding apyrase 2: MLKRPGRQESLADKIYRFRATLLVVSIPLILITFVLYMMPSSSSNESVAEFTLVNRKISPEKNPGGSYAVIFDAGSSGSRVHVFHFDQNMDLVHIGKDLELFIQIKPGLSAYAQNPQQAAESLVSLLDKAESVVPRELRSKTPVRVGATAGLRALEGDASDRILQAVRDLLKQRSSLKSEADAVTVLDGNQEGAFQWVTINYLLGNVGKDYSKTVGVVDLGGGSVQMAYAISETDAAMAPKVLEGEDPYVKEMFLRGRKYYLYVHSYLHYGLLAARAEILKMSDDAENPCILAGFDGSYNYGGKSIRASSSPSGASLNECKGIALKALKVNESTCTHMKCTFGGIWNGGGGDGQKNLFVASFFFDRAAEAGIADSNSPVAIVRPAEFEDAAKKACQTKLEDAKSSYPHTEDGNLPYICMDLVYQYTLLVDGFGIYPWQEITLVKKVKYNDALVEAAWPLGSAIEAVSST; the protein is encoded by the exons ATGCTGAAGCGCCCTGGCCGCCAGGAGTCCCTCGCCGACAAGATCTACCGGTTCCGAGCAACGCTGCTCGTGGTGTCGATCCCGCTTATCCTCATCACCTTCGTTCTCTACATGATGCCTTCTTCTTCGTCCAATGAGTCCGTCGCAGAGTTCACCCTCGTCAACAGGAAGATTTCGCCGGAGAAGAATCCCGGCGGATCCTATGCCGTTATCTTTGACGCCGGCAGCTCCGGCAGCCGCGTCCACGTCTTTCACTTCGATCAAAACATGGATCTCGTCCACATTGGAAAAGATCTCGAGCTCTTCATTCAG ATTAAACCCGGTTTGAGCGCGTACGCTCAGAATCCGCAGCAAGCAGCGGAATCTCTGGTCTCGCTTTTGGATAAGGCGGAGAGTGTAGTTCCAAGGGAATTGCGATCCAAAACACCAGTGCGAGTTGGG GCAACTGCTGGTTTGAGGGCTTTGGAAGGAGATGCATCTGATAGGATCTTGCAAGCG GTGAGGGACTTGCTTAAACAAAGAAGCAGCTTGAAATCTGAGGCCGATGCGGTTACAGTGTTGGATGGAAATCAAGAAGGTGCTTTTCAATGG GTGACTATCAACTATTTATTGGGAAATGTAGGAAAAGATTATTCAAAGACTGTTGGTGTAGTTGATCTTGGGGGTGGATCTGTGCAAATGGCATATGCCATTTCAGAGACGGATGCTGCCATGGCTCCTAAAGTATTGGAAGGAGAGGACCCATATGTTAAGGAGATGTTCTTGAGGGGAAGGAAATACTACCTCTATGTTCACAG TTATTTGCACTATGGTTTACTAGCAGCCCGTGCAGAGATTTTAAAGATGTCTGATGATGCAGAAAACCCTTGCATCTTAGCTGGCTTTGATG GATCATATAATTATGGGGGAAAGTCTATTAGGGCCTCATCTTCCCCTTCTGGTGCAAGCTTAAATGAATGCAAAGGCATAGCTCTTAAGGCTCTCAAAGTTAACGAGTCGACATGTACTCATATGAAGTGCACTTTTGGTGGGATATGGAATGGTGGAGGTGGGGATGGACAAAAGAACCTTTTTGTTGCCTCGTTTTTCTTTGATCGCGCTGCTGAg GCTGGTATTGCTGACTCAAACTCACCCGTTGCAATAGTTCGCCCAGCAGAGTTTGAGGATGCAGCTAAGAAAGCTTGTCAAACAAAACTTGAGGATGCCAAATCCAGTTATCCACATACTGAGGATGGAAACCTTCCATACATTTGCATGGATCTTGTATACCAATATACATTGCTTGTTGATGGATTTG GTATCTATCCATGGCAAGAGATTACATTGGTgaagaaagtaaaatataatgATGCCCTTGTTGAGGCAGCATGGCCCCTAGGCAGCGCCATAGAAGCTGTATCATCTACGTAA